One region of Drosophila teissieri strain GT53w chromosome 2L, Prin_Dtei_1.1, whole genome shotgun sequence genomic DNA includes:
- the LOC122615165 gene encoding uncharacterized transmembrane protein DDB_G0289901, giving the protein MDYRQMKNDAYGIGQRRGMGSSSVGGGGGGGMYSSNFGGGGGGGGGSGANFGGGGNNSGGGYGGNNSGGGYGGNPGGGGYSGNRNSSPDGGNFSRGGGGGGYNNINSGGNNSYQRSGDGDRTGFNPSNQRFGDNYQDNFRGGQSSNFGQANRGSSNSGNVARLLELENRLPGNSGNFNMDRNLDNYRGPQSQGSGDRFFNDEPRNQGSFGNFGPNDGVPFGGNSGSSFSGNNGPSFGGNNGATFGGNNGPSFGGSDVPFAGNTGPSFGGNNQRNFNNDNFSNRGPNFDDQRSGFNDSYGRGGNQGNFSQNTGNFGENNRDSGNFNNRGPAIGGSGGPGYNQNSGGNFGNSNSGGGFSNNISRTFQDSRNNWNKSQTSSFQNAGYQSSSRGGGASGGGGGGGVGGGGGGGGGAGGVCAGGSGWEASQRAFNSKRNQLQKMNLNNGGSVRKPGPQPAARAVQNLRNNPQKAAAIVKTAGTPIVANNRNNQPNKPANQRPGNAAGVQKKLPVAAPTQYKVNNLVPKASTAAVANKKPPVAGQAVRSGPQAARTGPQGLRTGPQGLKTGQQLQKTGPLAPRTGQQAVKGGPQVGKPAGVPNRPPNAPGYPVQVGQKRVAPAPPLETEAASKSVKKWRRVARKRGFLIGGFRIPYLNDQPKKLPQPEADSYALTFFEQTFNYSTNQDATEEDFLEAAVVLNEDSEDESVADDAKSARKLSKRNRKRIRSEWAPLNESKKYNDWGNWWKDYKNVGEEIDQQLLECGNLNLEHCFLPNLPKLTTEQVVYAIIKSAHFGLEKNADVPYDTMKTIFTLMNRTLLDNLTDLNMVEIQDIIRGIPNDLWVYKLRSMVFLWAKYKSITNSKSTAEDDVKDQQAIAREWKSPCFHWLAKQAFDELVAISETEWKDHRTVFPSIE; this is encoded by the exons ATGGACTACCGCCAAATGAAGAACGACGCTTACGGCATTGGCCAGCGGCGCGGAATGGGGAGCTCCAGCGtcggtggtggaggaggaggcgggaTGTATTCCTCAAACttcggcggtggcggtggcggcggcggtggtagTGGCGCCAATTTCGGCGGAGGCGGCAATAACAGTGGCGGAGGCTACGGCGGCAATAACAGTGGCGGAGGCTACGGCGGCAATCCAGGTGGCGGAGGCTACAGCGGCAACCGGAATTCCAGTCCAGATGGTGGCAACTTCAGTcgcggtggcggtggcggtggctacaacaacatcaacagtggcggcaacaacagctacCAACGTTCCGGAGACGGAGATCGGACCGGATTCAATCCAAGCAACCAGCGTTTCGGCGATAATTACCAGGACAACTTCCGTGGCGGACAGTCCTCCAATTTCGGACAAGCGAACCGGGGCTCATCCAATTCGGGCAACGTAGCCCGCTTGCTGGAACTGGAAAACCGCCTGCCCGGTAACTCTGGTAATTTTAACATGGACCGCAATCTGGACAACTATCGAGGACCCCAGTCGCAGGGAAGCGGCGATAGATTTTTCAACGATGAACCTAGAAATCAGGGATCTTTTGGTAACTTCGGTCCCAACGATGGAGTCCCATTTGGCGGCAACAGTGGTTCCTCCTTTAGCGGCAACAATGGCCCCTCTTTTGGTGGAAACAATGGCGCCACTTTTGGAGGCAATAATGGACCTTCCTTTGGAGGAAGCGATGTCCCTTTTGCTGGAAACACTGGCCCCTCATTCGGAGGAAACAATCAACGCAACTTCAACAATGACAATTTCTCAAACAGAGGTCCTAACTTTGATGACCAGCGTTCTGGCTTCAATGATTCCTACGGACGCGGTGGAAATCAGGGCAACTTTAGCCAGAACACTGGAAACTTTGGGGAGAACAATAGGGATTCAGGAAACTTCAACAACCGCGGACCGGCTATCGGAGGATCCGGAGGCCCAGGCTATAACCAAAATTCTGGTGGCAACTTTGGCAACAGCAACTCCGGAGGCGGCTTTAGCAACAACATTAGTCGCACCTTCCAAGACTCTCGCAACAACTGGAATAAATCGCAAACATCCTCGTTCCAGAACGCTGGCTATCAATCCAGCAGTAGGGGTGGTGGTGccagcggaggaggaggaggcggcggcgtcggaggtggaggtggtggcggcggaggagcaggaggagttTGTGCCGGTGGCTCTGGATGGGAAGCTAGTCAGCGCGCCTTTAACTCGAAGCGCAATCAGCTGCAGAAGATGAATCTAAACAATGGTGGATCTGTCCGCAAGCCAGGTCCACAGCCTGCCGCCAGGGCGGTCCAGAACTTGCGCAACAATCCTCAGAAGGCTGCAGCAATCGTTAAAACCGCGGGCACGCCCATTGTGGccaacaacaggaacaaccAGCCTAACAAGCCCGCCAACCAGCGACCGGGCAATGCGGCTGGAGTACAAAAGAAACTACCCGTTGCAGCACCAACTCAGTATAAAGTCAACAACTTAGTTCCCAAGGCGAGTACGGCTGCAGTCGCCAACAAGAAGCCACCGGTGGCTGGACAAGCCGTGAGGAGCGGACCCCAAGCAGCCAGGACGGGACCACAGGGATTGAGAACTGGACCACAGGGATTGAAAACTGGACAACAGCTGCAGAAGACGGGACCACTGGCACCTAGGACTGGCCAGCAGGCAGTGAAAGGTGGACCACAAGTAGGCAAGCCAGCAGGAGTGCCTAATAGGCCACCAAATGCTCCTGGATACCCCGTCCAAGTTG GCCAGAAGCGTGTAGCCCCAGCTCCACCGCTGGAAACTGAGGCTGCCTCCAAGTCGGTCAAGAAATGGCGACGCGTGGCACGCAAGCGCGGATTCCTAATTGGCGGATTCAGGATTCCCTATCTCAACGATCAGCCGAAAAAGCTCCCACAACCCGAGGCGGACTCATATGCCTTGACCTTCTTCGAACAAACCTTCAATTACAGTACAAACCAGGACGCCACCGAGGAGGACTTCCTAGAGGCAGCCGTAGTGCTCAACGAGGATTCGGAAGACGAATCGGTTGCCGACGACGCCAAGTCGGCTCGCAAGCTTTCGAAGCGCAACAGGAAGCGCATAAGGTCCGAATGGGCCCCGCTGAACGAATCGAAGAAATATAATGATTGGGGCAACTGGTGGAAGGACTACAAGAATGTGGGCGAGGAGATCGACCAACAGCTGTTGGAGTGCGGGAACCTGAACCTGGAGCATTGCTTCCTACCCAATCTGCCCAAGCTCACCACAGAGCAGGTGGTTTACGCCATCATAAAATCGGCACACTTCGGTCTCGAGAAGAATGCCGATGTGCCGTACGACACTATGAAGACCATCTTTACGTTGATGAACCGCACCCTTCTGGATAACCTTACGGATCTGAACATGGTGGAGATCCAGGACATCATTCGCGGCATACCCAACGACCTCTGGGTATACAAGTTGCGCAGCATGGTCTTCCTGTGGGCCAAATACAAGAGCATTACTAATTCCAAGTCCACCGCCGAGGACGACGTCAAGGATCAGCAGGCAATCGCCCGCGAATGGAAGAGTCCATGCTTCCACTGGCTGGCCAAACAGGCTTTCGACGAGCTAGTG GCAATCAGCGAAACCGAATGGAAAGACCACCGCACCGTCTTTCCCTCTATAGAGTAA
- the LOC122625865 gene encoding PIH1 domain-containing protein 1 isoform X2, whose protein sequence is MSRRSNFIEGNDNFRDQNLRFVRNEFEDNINQFFGGANPEGGGPQQKPPPRDSLIVQPTAGICVKSFKTNSDEKFFINVCQAPEVPAPQDVTEEELIGILESTTPGSFRVPMSISEPRHTKDRSDKTVDVCDIAVNPKFLVKIQKSQLFNNFFLQIVAEAMSEKYNVQLNMEKTIILNNRKFIGTLVTHRVRNDDVKRAQPVSDDPAAITNQEGRVAPDSSGKLVQEINEKDAAAIRRSRQPAGVSEELQYKLSARVRHESVDEIHAEIYLPNFVSSQEFSLVVGEDRIAVESHKQGYVFDKFVNYRLQQDRAQALFDKTTKMLQVRIPVFSN, encoded by the exons ATGTCGCGTCGTTCCAATTTCATTGAGGGCAACGACAATTTTCGCGACCAGAACTTGCGATTTGTGCGG AACGAGTTCGAAGACAACATTAACCAGTTCTTTGGAGGCGCAAATCCGGAGGGCGGTGGCCCCCAGCAGAAGCCGCCGCCGCGGGACTCGCTAATTGTCCAGCCGACCGCAG GAATCTGCGTGAAAAGCTTCAAGACAAACAGTGATGAAAAGTTCTTCATCAACGTGTGCCAGGCTCCGGAAGTTCCAGCTCCGCAAGATGTCACCGAGGAGGAACTGATTGGCATACTGGAATCCACTACTCCTGGCTCATTTCGAGTGCCCATGAGTATCTCAGAACCAAGGCATACTAAGGATCGTTCCGATAAAACCGTCGATGTGTGCGACATCGCCGTCAACCCAAAGTTTCTGGTGAAGATTCAAAAGTCGCAGCTCTTcaataatttctttttgcaAATTGTCGCTGAGGCAATGAGCGAAAAGTATAATGTGCAGCTCAACATGGAAAAGACCATTATTCTGAACAATCGCAAGTTCATCGGCACTTTGGTTACTCATCGTGTGCGCAACGATGATGTGAAAAGGGCCCAGCCTGTGTCTGACGATCCTGCTGCTATCACCAACCAGGAGGGGCGTGTGGCACCAGACAGCTCCGGGAAACTGGTGCAGGAGATCAACGAGAAGGATGCAGCAGCCATAAGGAGGAGTCGACAACCAGCAGGCGTTAGTGAGGAGTTGCAGTACAAACTTAGCGCTCGAGTTCGTCATGAGTCCGTTGATGAAATCCATGCTGAGATCTATTTACCGAACTTC GTTTCTTCACAGGAGTTCAGCCTCGTTGTTGGCGAGGATCGTATCGCAGTGGAATCCCACAAACAGGGCTATGTGTTCGACAAATTCGTCAACTACCGTCTGCAGCAAGATCGGGCTCAAGCTCTGTTCGATAAGACCACCAAG ATGCTTCAGGTTCGCATTCCTGTGTTCAGTAACTAA
- the LOC122625865 gene encoding homeobox protein 2 isoform X1: MSRRSNFIEGNDNFRDQNLRFVRNEFEDNINQFFGGANPEGGGPQQKPPPRDSLIVQPTAGNSDLDNRRQFLRDLGASRVLANALAQRTFSVPKFNLRQFQRQRFRLSVELGDSHQDVVDKEVLRAIQDAVEGHDDDESRPRTPSPPRNIDWHCARRDNSPARNDRSRPRNRQREHNFADRRDNNRGHVEQQNPGREPINRNRNFNRNNPSVNPAVEFTRNNRGAIQQEPNRNANAQDINRNNRNMDRSEFNRNNRNANDLEPNRDNRNASFNRNESSRPNPQEFRGPNRNANPQELRGPNRNTQEFSQPNRNANAQNFNRSIKNQNPQDFNRPIRNQNPQEFNRNNRNANPQDFNRNIRNANEQGFNHSRNASNDEFNRNNRNRNNDDFNRNNRNVNNNAFPQGPNRNNRNANAQFNRNTFEEEPHFNNQHFQGPNHHTNIRGQVTNRGQPSNYDNSQVNKNRRAGNPNFVPIQQTKMDRNAIIDDGIQLPRDRFRSPEGRPKQHGSYVNQDPSNMDASIGGNRRPQTGRNYQRIVNDNQIILCRTDWINSNEENPDHYGRDDYVPVERDLLEDAHFTDDSDGALMDDDHVRGQQYEAFGSPEEREFNRHSRGNQANPRDHNIDDRNSYGRNRNDRNLEGTRRQFDRELDRRNLNDDFNQRNTSSRGGDTQRFPRREDDTFLGSNSPDFPPNYQQTNRRGSGSNRPMDPNQTRRNVPNADETAPRVGHSGGPPPNRTNLNNKMTKNINPGRKPQISSGAPSQPRSSSITSQNRLASQDRSATSRNVKSGAPSQGRASPNQNIKKSAVAPNKPMNTNPGASKPGQPIKPKPQATKNNAAMAKPRAGQKRKAEATNLGASNRANKAEPKRQRAETDRSFIIAGISLPYINSNSKELPQPEAESYAVTFFEQTPIYNTNIYADDDGHVDEDSDGDEEDMSDAESLDSNRSGVQSKVKGRSSKKKVRAQLRKEWTKIYRTNNYKDWHAWWSDYKWCGSEINKKLDKYGDRSLRHRFAPIGRKGLTEQTINQIFKAGHMGLEKNTFSHYRNMRSIFLLMNETFLQSLSDEQLEKLQDLIRGIPNHLWLYKIRSMVYLWERYHGTLKTHTPKNITSTKEIQSIARAWKNPVFHWLAKQAFDELKAISEIAWPDHKKIYPGLKS; this comes from the exons ATGTCGCGTCGTTCCAATTTCATTGAGGGCAACGACAATTTTCGCGACCAGAACTTGCGATTTGTGCGG AACGAGTTCGAAGACAACATTAACCAGTTCTTTGGAGGCGCAAATCCGGAGGGCGGTGGCCCCCAGCAGAAGCCGCCGCCGCGGGACTCGCTAATTGTCCAGCCGACCGCAG GAAACAGCGACCTGGACAATCGGCGCCAATTTCTCCGCGACCTCGGCGCCAGTCGGGTGTTGGCCAACGCCCTGGCGCAGCGCACCTTCAGCGTGCCCAAGTTCAACCTGCGCCAGTTCCAGCGCCAGAGGTTCCGCCTCAGCGTCGAGCTGGGCGACAGTCACCAGGATGTGGTGGACAAGGAGGTGCTTCGGGCCATCCAGGATGCGGTGGAGGGCCACGACGATGACGAGTCGCGTCCACGCACTCCATCGCCGCCGCGGAACATTGATTGGCACTGTGCCAGGCGGGATAATTCGCCGGCGAGGAACGACCGATCGCGTCCTAGGAATCGGCAAAGGGAGCATAACTTCGCAGACCGGAGGGACAACAATCGCGGACATGTGGAACAGCAGAACCCAGGACGGGAGCCAAtcaatcgaaatcggaatttTAATCGCAATAATCCTAGCGTGAATCCTGCAGTCGAATTCACTCGTAACAACCGCGGTGCAATCCAGCAGGAACCCAATCGCAATGCAAATGCGCAGGACATTAATCGAAATAATCGGAATATGGACAGAAGTgaatttaatcgaaataatcgCAATGCAAACGACCTAGAACCCAACCGGGATAATCGAAATGCAAGTTTCAACCGAAATGAGAGTTCACGTCCTAATCCACAGGAATTCCGTGGTCCTAATAGAAATGCGAATCCCCAGGAACTCCGTGGTCCTAATAGAAATACCCAGGAATTCAGTCAGCCTaatagaaatgcaaatgcccaGAACTTCAATCGCtctattaaaaatcaaaatcccCAGGATTTCAATCGCCCTATTAGAAATCAAAACCCCCAGGAGTTTAATCGCAATAATCGTAATGCCAATCCACAGGATTTTAATCGTAATATCCGTAATGCTAATGAGCAGGGATTTAATCACAGTCGTAACGCAAGCAATGATGAATTCAATCGCAATAATCGTAATCGAAACAATGATGATTTCAATCGAAATAATCGTAATGTTAACAACAATGCATTCCCACAAGGACCTAACCGTAACAATCGTAATGCGAATGCACAATTCAATCGCAATACTTTTGAAGAGGAACCCCACTTCAATAACCAACATTTTCAAGGACCAAATCACCACACCAACATTCGTGGTCAGGTGACGAACAGAGGTCAACCCTCAAACTATGATAATTcccaagtaaacaaaaatcgcAGGGCTGGTAATCCGAACTTTGTTCCCATTCAACAAACCAAAATGGATCGAAATGCGATAATCGATGACGGCATTCAGCTGCCCAGAGATCGATTCCGTTCGCCTGAAGGCCGCCCAAAACAACATGGGTCATATGTTAATCAGGATCCAAGTAATATGGACGCCAGCATTGGCGGAAACCGTAGACCTCAAACGGGTCGCAATTATCAGCGTATAGTGAATGACAATCAAATAATACTATGTCGCACCGACTGGATTAACTCAAACGAAGAGAATCCAGATCACTACGGTCGAGACGACTATGTTCCCGTTGAACGCGACCTACTGGAAGATGCACACTTCACCGACGACTCAGATGGTGCACTTATGGATGATGATCATGTTCGTGGACAGCAGTACGAAGCTTTTGGTAGCCCAGAGGAGCGCGAGTTCAATCGCCACTCCAGGGGTAACCAAGCCAACCCCCGAGATCATAACATCGATGATCGTAATTCATATGGACGCAATCGCAACGATCGTAACTTGGAGGGTACTAGGCGCCAGTTCGATCGAGAACTCGATCGCCGCAACTTAAACGACGACTTCAATCAGCGAAACACCTCTTCGCGTGGCGGTGACACCCAGCGTTTTCCCCGAAGGGAGGATGACACATTCCTAGGCTCAAATAGCCCTGATTTTCCACCGAACTATCAACAAACTAATCGCCGTGGATCGGGTTCTAACAGACCCATGGATCCCAATCAAACCAGACGAAACGTACCAAATGCCGATGAAACTGCACCCAGAGTGGGCCATTCTGGAGGTCCCCCACCGAACAGAActaacttaaataataaaatgaccaaaaatataaatcctGGTAGGAAGCCACAAATCAGTTCTGGCGCTCCTAGTCAACCCAGGTCAAGTTCAATCACATCTCAAAATCGATTGGCAAGTCAAGATCGCAGTGCGACCTCACGGAATGTGAAGTCTGGTGCTCCCAGCCAAGGACGTGCAAGTCCAAACCAAAATATCAAGAAGTCAGCAGTCGCACCAAACAAACCTATGAACACCAATCCTGGTGCATCCAAGCCTGGTCAGCCAATCAAACCTAAACCACAGGCAACTAAGAACAACGCGGCCATGGCGAAACCACGCGCTG ggcaaaaaagaaaagccgaGGCCACAAATTTAGGGGCCTCGAACCGGGCTAACAAAGCCGAGCCAAAACGCCAGAGAGCGGAAACAGATCGCAGCTTCATTATAGCCGGAATCAGCCTGCCCTacatcaacagcaatagcaagGAGCTGCCACAACCGGAGGCGGAGTCGTACGCGGTGACCTTCTTCGAGCAAACGCCCATCTACAACACAAACATATATGCCGACGACGATGGCCATGTCGATGAAGACTCGGATGGGGACGAGGAGGACATGTCCGATGCTGAATCCCTGGACTCGAACCGGTCTGGTGTTCAGTCAAAAGTTAAAGGACGCAGTTCCAAGAAGAAGGTGCGCGCCCAGCTGCGCAAGGAATGGACCAAAATCTATAGAACCAATAACTACAAGGACTGGCACGCCTGGTGGAGCGATTACAAGTGGTGCGGCAGCGAGATCAACAAAAAGCTGGACAAGTACGGCGACCGCAGTCTGCGCCACCGCTTTGCTCCCATCGGCCGGAAAGGGTTGACCGAACAGACGATCAATCAGATCTTCAAAGCGGGCCACATGGGTCTGGAGAAGAACACCTTCAGCCATTACCGCAACATGCGTTCGATTTTCCTGCTGATGAACGAAACGTTCCTTCAGAGTTTGTCTGATGAACAATTGGAAAAGTTGCAGGACCTGATTCGTGGCATTCCAAATCACTTGTGGCTCTACAAGATCCGCAGCATGGTCTACCTTTGGGAAAGGTACCATGGCACTCTTAAAACCCATACACCCAAAAATATCACTAGTACTAAGGAAATACAATCCATTGCGCGAGCATGGAAAAATCCTGTCTTTCACTGGCTAGCCAAGCAGGCCTTCGATGAGCTTAAG GCAATCAGCGAGATCGCGTGGCCGGATCATAAAAAAATCTATCCCGGCTTGAAatcttaa